A genomic region of Phragmites australis chromosome 2, lpPhrAust1.1, whole genome shotgun sequence contains the following coding sequences:
- the LOC133909353 gene encoding LOB domain-containing protein 6 translates to MASSSLPAPSGSVITVASSSSSAAAAALCGTGSPCAACKFLRRKCQPDCVFAPYFPPDNPQKFVHVHRVFGASNVTKLLNELHPFQREDAVNSLAYEADMRLRDPIYGCVGVISILQHNLRQLQQDLARVKYELSKYQAAAAASASTGPNGPQAMAEFIGNAMPNGAHNFINIGHSAGLGSIGGSPIFGQEQFANAQMLSRSYDSEPIARLGINGGYEFGYSTTMGGAGPVSGLGTLGVSPFLKSGTAGGDEKPSAGQ, encoded by the exons ATGGCTTCGTCGTCGCTGCCGGCGCCATCGGGCTCGGTGATCACCGTGGCATCGTCGTCTTCGTCagctgcggcggcggctctgTGCGGCACGGGCTCGCCGTGCGCGGCGTGCAAGTTCCTGCGCCGCAAGTGCCAGCCCGACTGCGTGTTCGCGCCCTACTTCCCGCCGGACAACCCGCAGAAGTTCGTGCACGTGCACCGCGTCTTCGGCGCAAGCAACGTGACCAAGCTGCTGAACGAGCTCCACCCGTTCCAACGCGAGGACGCCGTGAACTCGCTCGCCTACGAGGCCGATATGCGCCTCCGTGACCCCATCTACGGCTGCGTCGGTGTCATCTCCATCCTCCAGCACAACCTCCGCCAGCTCCAGCAGGACCTCGCCCGCGTCAAGTACGAGCTCTCCAAGTATCAG gcggcggcggcggcttctgcGTCGACGGGGCCGAACGGGCCGCAAGCGATGGCAGAGTTCATCGGCAACGCGATGCCGAACGGCGCGCACAACTTCATCAACATTGGCCACTCGGCGGGGCTCGGCTCTATCGGAGGCTCTCCCATCTTCGGGCAAGAGCAGTTCGCCAACGCGCAGATGCTATCCAGGAGCTACGACAGCGAGCCCATCGCGAGGCTAGGGATCAACGGTGGATACGAGTTCGGGTACTCGACTACGATGGGCGGAGCCGGGCCTGTTTCCGGCCTCGGAACGCTCGGCGTTAGCCCGTTCTTGAAGTCCGGCACCGCCGGCGGCGACGAGAAGCCCAGCGCTGGGCAGTAG